The following proteins are encoded in a genomic region of Mycobacterium sp. 155:
- a CDS encoding NAD(P)/FAD-dependent oxidoreductase, translating into MSTTDVAIIGGGPAGLTAAAALARDTSLNVVVLERESAAGGIPRHSDHPGYGMRDMKTFISGPAYARRLVANATAAGATIRTNTMVTGWAGDRSLDITSPVGRERLDARAVILATGARERPRPARMIPGDRPSGVYTTGHLQNVVHLKHGKVGRRAVVVGAELVSYSAVLTLKHAGCQTALMTTEYPTPESYAVFNLAGRTPLLGVDITTRTRITRIIGKPVVRGVEIENIDTGDRRVIDCDTVVFTGDWIPDHELARSGGLDIDAGTLGPVVDTALRTSRDGVFAIGNLLHPVDTADIAALDGRHVAAQVRHYLDGHRPSQEAIRIQADAPLRWVAPTLLRPGDPAPARGRLLLWTDAFVRVPKVVARQDGRVIGRKTLPWPASPGRVFRVPSSILQSADPRGGTVTLSL; encoded by the coding sequence ATGAGCACCACCGACGTCGCGATCATCGGCGGCGGCCCCGCCGGACTTACTGCGGCCGCCGCACTCGCCCGCGACACATCGCTCAATGTCGTAGTGCTGGAACGGGAATCAGCGGCCGGCGGCATTCCCCGGCACAGCGATCATCCCGGCTACGGTATGCGCGACATGAAGACGTTCATCAGCGGACCGGCCTACGCGCGCCGACTGGTGGCAAACGCGACCGCCGCCGGGGCCACGATTCGCACCAACACCATGGTCACCGGCTGGGCCGGCGACCGGTCGCTGGACATCACCTCGCCGGTCGGTAGGGAACGCCTCGACGCGCGCGCGGTCATCCTGGCCACCGGGGCCCGTGAACGTCCCCGCCCGGCGCGGATGATCCCGGGCGACCGGCCGAGCGGCGTGTACACCACCGGTCACCTGCAGAACGTCGTTCACCTCAAGCACGGCAAGGTCGGTCGCCGCGCAGTGGTGGTCGGCGCCGAACTGGTCAGCTACTCCGCGGTGCTCACCCTCAAACATGCCGGTTGCCAAACCGCGCTGATGACCACCGAGTACCCCACGCCCGAGTCGTATGCGGTGTTCAACCTCGCCGGTCGGACTCCCCTGCTTGGCGTCGACATCACCACCCGCACGCGGATCACCCGCATCATCGGCAAGCCCGTGGTGCGGGGTGTGGAGATCGAGAACATCGACACCGGTGATCGTCGGGTGATCGATTGCGACACCGTGGTTTTCACCGGCGACTGGATTCCCGACCACGAGCTGGCCCGCTCCGGCGGTTTGGACATCGACGCCGGCACGCTGGGTCCCGTCGTCGACACCGCCCTGCGCACCAGCCGCGACGGTGTCTTCGCGATCGGTAACCTGCTGCATCCGGTCGACACCGCCGATATCGCGGCGCTCGACGGCCGCCACGTGGCCGCCCAGGTGCGCCACTACCTCGACGGCCACCGACCGTCGCAGGAGGCCATCCGCATCCAAGCCGATGCACCGCTGCGCTGGGTCGCGCCCACCTTGCTGCGCCCCGGCGACCCCGCACCGGCGCGTGGACGGCTGCTGCTGTGGACCGATGCGTTCGTGCGTGTTCCCAAAGTGGTTGCCCGCCAAGATGGCCGGGTGATCGGCCGTAAGACGCTGCCCTGGCCGGCATCGCCAGGACGGGTGTTCCGGGTCCCGTCGAGCATCCTGCAGTCAGCTGACCCCCGGGGCGGAACCGTCACCCTGTCGTTGTGA
- a CDS encoding FAD-dependent oxidoreductase produces MNTAYDVVIIGAGIVGSAIARELSGYQLSVALLEARDDVGDGTSKANTAILHTGFDAKPGTLESAMVSRGYQLLSEYAKHTGIPVEHTGAILVAWDSEQLEALPGLRDKAVANGYDKCEIVDAAAVYTAVPNLGPGALGGLTVPDESIICTWTVNLALATDAVNRGATLLRSHRVERVDVTPDGTTLHTSAGPLTARWVVNAAGLGADVIDGLFGHSRFTVTPRRGELIVYDKLARPLVDKIVLPVPTARGKGVLISPTIYGNVMLGPTSEDLQDRTATGTSESGFEFLLEKGRALMPRLLDEEVTATYAGLRAAIDHGDYLIEADPHQHYLLVGGIRSTGLTAGMAIAEHVRDQLISAGMELTPRPTLPDPPEMPNLGEAFPRPYQQTERIAADPAYGRIVCFCERVTEGELRDACHSVVPPAGLDGLRRRTRVMNGRCQAFFCGAEVQTIFEKQQEQNA; encoded by the coding sequence ATGAACACCGCCTACGACGTCGTGATCATCGGCGCCGGCATCGTCGGATCGGCGATCGCACGGGAGCTGTCTGGATACCAACTGTCCGTCGCCCTGCTGGAAGCCCGCGACGATGTGGGCGACGGCACCAGCAAGGCCAACACCGCGATCCTGCACACCGGGTTCGACGCCAAACCCGGCACGCTGGAATCGGCCATGGTCAGCCGCGGCTACCAACTGCTCTCCGAGTATGCCAAGCACACCGGCATCCCGGTCGAGCACACCGGCGCCATCCTGGTGGCATGGGATTCCGAGCAGCTCGAGGCGCTCCCCGGTCTGCGGGACAAGGCCGTGGCCAATGGCTACGACAAGTGCGAAATCGTGGACGCCGCAGCGGTTTACACAGCGGTCCCGAACCTCGGGCCGGGTGCGCTGGGCGGTCTGACGGTGCCCGACGAATCCATCATATGCACGTGGACGGTCAACCTCGCGCTTGCGACCGACGCGGTCAACCGGGGTGCCACGCTACTGCGCAGCCACCGCGTGGAACGGGTTGACGTCACACCCGACGGCACGACCCTGCACACCAGCGCCGGCCCCCTCACCGCGCGCTGGGTGGTCAACGCCGCGGGATTGGGCGCCGACGTGATCGACGGCCTGTTCGGCCACTCGCGGTTCACCGTCACACCTCGCCGCGGCGAGCTGATCGTGTACGACAAGCTGGCCCGCCCGCTCGTCGACAAGATCGTGCTGCCGGTGCCCACGGCCCGCGGCAAGGGCGTGCTCATCAGTCCCACCATCTACGGCAACGTCATGCTCGGGCCCACCTCCGAGGACCTGCAGGACCGCACCGCAACCGGAACCTCGGAGAGCGGTTTCGAATTCCTTTTGGAGAAGGGCCGTGCCCTGATGCCGCGGCTGCTCGACGAGGAGGTCACCGCCACCTACGCAGGGCTGCGCGCCGCCATCGACCACGGCGACTATCTGATCGAGGCCGACCCGCACCAGCACTATCTACTGGTCGGCGGCATTCGCTCCACGGGCCTGACCGCGGGCATGGCCATCGCCGAACATGTTCGCGACCAACTGATCTCAGCAGGGATGGAGCTGACCCCAAGGCCGACCCTGCCGGATCCGCCCGAGATGCCCAATCTCGGTGAGGCCTTCCCCCGGCCCTATCAGCAGACCGAGAGAATCGCAGCCGACCCGGCATACGGGCGGATCGTCTGCTTCTGCGAACGCGTCACCGAGGGAGAGTTGCGCGACGCGTGCCACTCCGTCGTCCCGCCCGCCGGACTGGACGGGCTGCGCCGCCGTACCCGCGTCATGAACGGTCGCTGCCAGGCGTTCTTCTGCGGCGCCGAAGTGCAGACCATTTTCGAGAAGCAACAGGAGCAAAACGCATGA
- a CDS encoding FGGY family carbohydrate kinase yields the protein MTVLAIDQGTSGTKAIVVDGSDGVVGLAEVPVHPRYLDGGGVEQDPGELLESVLDAGHAAVQQAGCPIDAVSLANQGETVLAWDPDTGRPLTAAIVWQDRRAEPLCAALREHRELFAARTGLVLDSYFSAPKMAWLRRHVETGGVVTTSDTWLLHQLTGAFVTDATTASRSLVVELGARNWSRELLGLFGLESEQLPAIVGNDEVIGTTTAFGSEMPVGGVVVDQQAALLAEGCLEPGMAKCTFGTGAFLLANTGDTPVHSTAGLTSSVAWRIGDQDTFCVDGQVYTAASAVKWLSSLGIIGGAEEMDSVATADANGVLCVPALAGLAAPWWKSAATATISGMSLSTGRGHIVLAVLQGIAAQVAELASAIATDSNPLTRLRADGGLTQSKVLMQAVADILQVPVDVYPSAHATALGAAALAALSLQPGGTVSEVVTSWTPSASYEPSWQPARADEFRSEWRELAATTYSQETS from the coding sequence ATGACCGTCCTGGCAATCGATCAAGGCACATCGGGAACGAAGGCCATCGTCGTCGACGGCTCCGACGGTGTGGTCGGGCTGGCCGAGGTCCCGGTGCACCCGCGCTACCTCGACGGCGGTGGCGTCGAACAAGACCCCGGCGAGCTGCTGGAGTCGGTACTCGACGCCGGCCATGCAGCGGTCCAACAGGCGGGCTGCCCGATCGACGCGGTGTCGTTGGCCAACCAGGGAGAAACTGTGTTGGCGTGGGACCCGGACACCGGACGCCCGCTGACCGCCGCGATCGTCTGGCAGGACCGCCGCGCCGAACCGCTGTGCGCGGCGTTGCGTGAACACCGTGAATTATTCGCCGCTCGAACAGGATTGGTGCTCGACTCGTATTTTTCGGCACCGAAGATGGCCTGGCTGCGCCGCCACGTCGAAACCGGCGGCGTCGTCACCACATCGGACACCTGGCTACTGCACCAGCTGACCGGTGCCTTCGTCACCGACGCAACCACCGCCAGCCGGTCGTTGGTCGTCGAGCTGGGCGCGCGGAACTGGAGCCGCGAGCTGCTCGGGCTCTTCGGTCTCGAAAGCGAGCAGCTGCCCGCCATCGTGGGCAACGACGAGGTCATCGGTACCACAACGGCATTCGGCAGCGAGATGCCCGTCGGTGGCGTCGTGGTCGACCAGCAGGCGGCGCTGCTCGCCGAAGGCTGTCTCGAACCGGGAATGGCCAAGTGCACCTTCGGAACCGGCGCTTTCCTGCTCGCCAACACCGGCGACACCCCGGTGCACTCCACGGCCGGGCTGACCTCATCGGTGGCCTGGCGAATTGGCGACCAGGACACCTTCTGCGTTGACGGGCAGGTCTACACCGCGGCGTCGGCGGTCAAGTGGCTGTCCTCGCTGGGCATCATCGGCGGTGCGGAGGAGATGGACTCGGTTGCCACGGCCGACGCCAACGGGGTGCTGTGTGTACCCGCCCTGGCCGGCCTCGCCGCGCCATGGTGGAAATCGGCAGCCACCGCGACGATCTCAGGCATGTCGTTGTCGACCGGCCGCGGTCACATCGTATTGGCGGTGCTGCAGGGCATCGCCGCGCAGGTGGCCGAACTTGCCTCGGCCATCGCCACCGACTCCAATCCGTTGACCAGGCTGCGGGCCGACGGCGGGCTCACCCAGTCCAAGGTGCTGATGCAGGCAGTCGCCGACATTCTGCAGGTGCCCGTGGACGTCTACCCGTCGGCCCATGCCACCGCGCTCGGTGCCGCGGCACTGGCCGCGCTCAGCCTGCAGCCCGGCGGGACGGTGTCGGAAGTGGTCACGTCATGGACCCCGTCGGCGAGCTACGAACCCAGTTGGCAACCGGCCCGTGCCGACGAATTCCGTTCCGAATGGCGCGAACTGGCAGCCACCACCTATTCCCAGGAGACCTCATGA
- a CDS encoding amino acid permease has translation MTDSSTPPGDSRVTEFGYTETLERSTGRFASFAVAFAFVSIATGIFTTYGSVLTSSGPMGIWTWPIVVVGQLAVALLIGSLAARIPVTGYAYQWVSRLANPVLGWITGWISFTFLAIVVVAVDYTVAATVVPALFDFTGTPATAFLITAGILVLQGLLVGLSTKWTERVNNFAVTAELIGMVALVVLLFIVGVIAHKLSVGNLFSRGDIPADGYWSFGTATSAGPWMLGFLLGAFTIVGFESAANLAEETKKPEIVVPRAMWQAVLASGVLGFLFLLVVTAAVNDPTTLAQSGTPIADVIRDILGSFVGTALLVLVAIAIFACGLVILMSGVRLVWAMSRDQRFPGWQVLHKISPRFKTPLNATMTMTAISAVILGLFSTSTDALFKLFSAATLLPAIIYAITVALYIATRRKLPPSKGFTLGRWETPVLVVAVVWLVFVLSLFRDASFRDPWLYAVVMVALGALYLCYLLVTRGRHGLKMPEMSSIDAEFEDAS, from the coding sequence ATGACAGATTCTTCCACACCACCCGGCGACAGCAGGGTGACCGAATTCGGTTACACCGAGACCCTCGAACGATCGACGGGCCGGTTCGCATCCTTCGCGGTGGCATTCGCCTTCGTCTCGATCGCCACCGGCATCTTCACCACCTACGGCAGCGTGCTCACCAGCTCCGGGCCGATGGGGATCTGGACCTGGCCCATCGTGGTCGTCGGCCAGCTGGCCGTCGCGCTGCTGATCGGGTCCCTGGCGGCACGCATCCCCGTCACCGGCTACGCCTACCAATGGGTGTCGCGGCTGGCCAACCCCGTACTGGGCTGGATCACCGGGTGGATCTCGTTCACGTTCCTGGCCATCGTGGTGGTGGCCGTGGACTACACAGTGGCCGCCACCGTGGTGCCCGCCTTGTTCGATTTCACCGGCACTCCCGCCACCGCCTTCTTGATCACCGCCGGGATCCTCGTGCTACAGGGGCTGCTGGTCGGCCTGTCGACGAAGTGGACCGAGCGGGTCAACAACTTCGCCGTCACCGCCGAACTGATCGGCATGGTGGCGCTCGTGGTACTGCTGTTCATCGTCGGGGTGATCGCCCACAAGCTCTCGGTCGGAAACCTGTTCTCCCGCGGCGACATTCCGGCCGACGGGTACTGGAGCTTCGGTACCGCCACGTCGGCCGGGCCGTGGATGCTGGGCTTCCTACTGGGCGCGTTCACCATCGTGGGCTTCGAATCCGCGGCCAACCTCGCCGAGGAGACCAAGAAGCCGGAAATCGTCGTTCCCCGCGCCATGTGGCAAGCCGTGCTGGCGTCGGGTGTGCTGGGTTTCCTGTTCCTACTGGTGGTGACGGCCGCGGTGAACGATCCGACCACGCTGGCCCAGTCTGGCACTCCCATCGCCGACGTCATCCGGGACATCCTCGGATCGTTCGTGGGCACCGCGCTGCTGGTGCTGGTGGCCATCGCAATCTTCGCGTGCGGTCTGGTCATCCTGATGAGCGGGGTCCGGCTGGTGTGGGCGATGTCGCGGGATCAGCGGTTCCCCGGTTGGCAGGTGCTGCACAAGATCTCGCCGCGGTTCAAGACGCCGCTCAACGCCACCATGACGATGACCGCGATCTCTGCAGTCATCCTCGGCCTGTTCTCCACGAGCACCGACGCCCTGTTCAAGCTGTTCTCGGCAGCCACTCTGCTGCCCGCCATCATCTACGCCATCACGGTGGCGCTGTACATCGCGACCCGGCGCAAGCTGCCGCCGAGCAAGGGGTTCACCCTGGGCCGCTGGGAGACACCGGTTCTGGTGGTGGCCGTGGTGTGGCTGGTATTCGTGCTTTCCCTGTTCCGCGATGCCTCGTTCCGGGATCCTTGGCTGTATGCGGTGGTCATGGTGGCGCTCGGCGCGCTCTACCTGTGCTACCTGCTCGTCACGCGCGGCAGGCACGGCCTGAAGATGCCCGAGATGTCCTCGATCGACGCCGAATTCGAGGATGCGTCGTAA
- a CDS encoding DeoR/GlpR family DNA-binding transcription regulator, giving the protein MLPVERHEAIIEAVGTAQAVSTDELVRRLGVSAETIRRDLAFLEERGAVRRVHGGAAAVTERRVIEPSFTERSIIRHEAKAQLARTAVGLLKNGQTVILDIGTTAVAVAQAIPRGFTGTVITPSLPVAVELADRPGIDVLLAGGKVRAGDLACSNAHTKAFFADVFADIALLGSGGVDATAGLTDFHLDEIDVRRTIIANSASSYILADSSKLGLVAPYRVCELAAVDGLITDQNTAPAVAAAIEETGGVVLTAGPGA; this is encoded by the coding sequence GTGCTGCCGGTTGAACGGCATGAGGCCATCATCGAGGCGGTCGGCACCGCTCAGGCCGTGAGTACCGACGAGCTGGTCCGTCGGCTGGGCGTCTCCGCCGAGACGATCCGTCGTGACCTGGCCTTCCTCGAGGAGCGTGGCGCCGTGCGACGCGTCCACGGCGGAGCCGCCGCAGTCACCGAGAGGAGGGTGATCGAGCCGTCGTTCACCGAGCGGTCGATCATCCGGCACGAGGCCAAGGCGCAACTGGCGCGCACTGCCGTCGGGCTGCTCAAGAACGGGCAGACCGTCATCCTCGACATCGGCACCACTGCCGTCGCCGTCGCTCAGGCCATCCCGCGCGGCTTCACCGGAACGGTGATCACCCCGTCGCTGCCGGTTGCCGTCGAGCTCGCCGACCGGCCCGGAATCGACGTGCTGCTGGCCGGCGGGAAGGTCCGCGCGGGCGATCTGGCCTGCTCCAACGCCCACACCAAGGCTTTCTTCGCCGACGTCTTCGCCGACATCGCGCTGCTCGGTTCGGGTGGAGTCGACGCCACGGCCGGGCTCACCGACTTCCATCTCGACGAGATCGACGTCCGGCGGACCATCATCGCCAACAGCGCGTCGAGCTACATCCTCGCCGACTCGTCGAAGCTCGGGCTGGTCGCGCCCTACCGAGTGTGCGAGCTCGCCGCCGTCGACGGCCTCATCACCGATCAGAACACCGCACCGGCTGTTGCAGCAGCCATAGAGGAGACGGGAGGTGTCGTTCTCACCGCAGGCCCTGGTGCCTGA
- a CDS encoding MFS transporter: MSAPIPTGLRRVVVASMAGTVVEWYEFFLYGTAATLVFNKVFFAQGGNDLDAILAAFITYAVGFIARPLGGIVFGHYGDKYGRKKLLQFSLLLVGASTFLMGCLPTYGQIGYLAPALLVILRFVQGFAVGGEWGGAVLLVAEHSPSRTRGFWASWPQAGVPVGNILATIVLLVLYGGLSAADFLSWGWRVAFWLSAVVVLIGYYIRTKVSDAPIFIAAQQEAEQIKESSFSAVEVLKRYPRGVLIAMGLRFGENIMYYLVVTFSITYLKEQVHSDTSDILWWLLIAHMAHLAAIPTVGRLSDRYGRRPVYFVGAAAAVCWGFIAYPMMDTGKYLPVVAAVTLGLVIHAFMYAPQPAIMAEMFPTRMRYSGVSLGYQVTSIVAGSLAPIIAVWLLRQYDSWVPIAGYLAGASLITLISVVFARETKGIDLVEIDAADAERTLA; this comes from the coding sequence ATGAGCGCGCCTATTCCGACCGGATTGCGACGTGTCGTCGTCGCGTCGATGGCCGGCACGGTGGTCGAGTGGTACGAGTTCTTTCTCTACGGAACCGCCGCCACTCTCGTCTTCAACAAGGTGTTCTTCGCCCAGGGCGGCAACGATCTCGACGCCATCCTGGCCGCGTTCATCACCTACGCAGTCGGCTTCATCGCGCGGCCGCTAGGCGGCATCGTCTTCGGTCACTACGGCGACAAATACGGCCGCAAGAAACTGCTGCAGTTCAGCCTGCTGCTCGTAGGTGCGTCGACTTTCTTGATGGGCTGCCTGCCGACGTACGGCCAGATCGGCTATCTCGCCCCGGCCCTGCTGGTGATCCTGCGGTTCGTGCAGGGCTTTGCGGTCGGTGGGGAATGGGGTGGTGCGGTGCTGCTGGTCGCCGAGCACAGTCCCAGCCGCACCCGCGGGTTCTGGGCGAGCTGGCCGCAGGCCGGCGTGCCTGTCGGCAACATTCTGGCGACCATCGTGCTGCTGGTGCTCTACGGCGGGTTGTCGGCCGCGGACTTCCTGTCGTGGGGCTGGCGCGTGGCGTTCTGGCTGTCGGCCGTCGTGGTGCTGATCGGCTACTACATTCGCACCAAGGTCTCCGACGCCCCCATCTTCATTGCGGCGCAACAGGAAGCCGAGCAGATCAAGGAGAGTTCGTTCAGCGCCGTCGAGGTGCTCAAGCGGTACCCGCGCGGTGTGCTGATCGCGATGGGGCTGCGCTTCGGCGAGAACATCATGTACTACCTGGTGGTCACCTTCTCCATCACCTATCTCAAGGAACAGGTGCACTCCGATACCAGCGACATCCTGTGGTGGCTGCTCATCGCGCACATGGCCCATCTGGCGGCGATCCCGACGGTCGGTCGGCTCTCGGACCGGTACGGGCGGCGGCCGGTGTACTTCGTCGGGGCCGCCGCAGCGGTTTGCTGGGGCTTCATCGCCTACCCCATGATGGACACCGGCAAGTATTTGCCGGTGGTCGCGGCGGTCACACTCGGGCTGGTGATCCATGCGTTCATGTACGCGCCGCAACCGGCGATCATGGCTGAGATGTTCCCGACGCGGATGCGTTATTCCGGGGTGTCTCTTGGCTATCAGGTGACTTCCATCGTGGCCGGGTCGTTGGCGCCGATCATCGCGGTCTGGCTGCTGCGCCAATACGACTCCTGGGTGCCGATCGCGGGGTACCTGGCCGGGGCCTCGCTGATCACCTTGATTTCGGTGGTGTTCGCGCGGGAGACCAAGGGGATCGACCTGGTCGAGATCGATGCTGCTGACGCAGAGCGGACACTGGCATGA